The Spodoptera frugiperda isolate SF20-4 chromosome 25, AGI-APGP_CSIRO_Sfru_2.0, whole genome shotgun sequence genome includes the window AAAACgtcaatcataattatattctcAACTTTTCTTAGCATGTCTGCGCCATGAAACTTTTCGGACTGGATCGAAACTTTGTAAGCTAGGAACTTGCCGACGCAGTTTAACTTTTTTTGGTAACACTCAAAACGAACGAACTCGACGCTTGAAACTGAACGAGATGAATGAAATGACTTAATCCACAAAGTCCAGGCATAACAATcatcaataattttaacttGTTCACGATAAACGCGCGAGCGCGGGCGCGGTAGACGTCGCGAATTGGTATTCACGAAAGTGCTTGTACGCGCTGTTTCGCAGGCGCGGTCGCGTATATAgcatttgtacataaataatttaaatacaatttgcaATTGATGCAAAATAACATGGTGCAAAATGCCAATTGTATTGGTACCTACCTGTACATAGGAGGACTCGTCGATGGTAGAAAATGAGTAAACGGGACCTGTGACAGAACTAACTTTGGAATCAAAACAATgacattttgtaaaacatttaatGTCGACGTATCAATATAACGCAGAGTTCCAACACCTGTGCGAATGCCATATTACTCGTACAACATTAATTTACTGTATAACACTCGCAAGCTAGGAGCAGCGAGCAACGGCCACAATGTGTCTTTGCAATACctaattatatatgtaaatagttaggtacctaacctacctattATCTCGGTAGTTGGTATTGCTAGTTTTATTACGAACACCAATCCATATACATACACactaatatacttatattatacctacctaatgtgaaagtgtgtgtgTCTGATTGTGTGTCGATTTTTCACGGCAAAACGCGATTTATTAGGTGAAAGAGtcacataagctactttttgtctctttctaactcCCCTCTTTCCCAAAATAGCGGGGTGGAACCAAATCATTTTTTTGGTGGCTTCGGCGTGTTGTAGGCGATGTTGTCGGCGTAGTACTTCCTCATGACGTTGCCGAGGTGGCTGGATGGTGGCAGCTGCCGCAGCTTCTCGTCACAATGGCTCAAGTACGAGAGACGCCCGAGCACGTAGCCCGTGAAAATGGCCATACCCATTTTAGGTACACTGCCGAAGTGTGGGTTGGGGTGCAGGATATCTGAAAAGACTCATAGAAGTAAGAAGTCGTTGGAAGGAACAACCaccaaaattcattaaaaattctCTATTTCAATCAGTGATTTATACTATTAAGGCAAATTCTTACTTCTATGAAAATTTTCGTGGCGTCCCTACCGAACACTCCGAGTCGAGTATTATAATCAAGTGCTCTTACCGTTCTTTATGGCAGTGTACGTCAAAGTGGCCAGAATTGCGCTGAACGGCAAGCAGCGCTGGTAGAAGCTCTCTGTGTCGCATTCTTCCAGCGCTTTCATCTCTTCCTGGGTGAACTCATAGTACCGCTGCAACAGAACAGGCGAGGTGAGCACGTGAGGGGGCGGCGCTACAGGCGCTACAGGGTGTACGGGCGCCACGGGCTGGACGGTTAGCTACCAGGGGGTGCGTCACGTTCCGCGTCGGAGGGCAGGTCGACTTGGTGCGTGCATCCGCGTAGCAATCACAGTCTGGTTCTTCTTTGTTTACATTATCTTTTGTCCCACTCATAGCGTCAATAAATGTGTAGATATCACCAGTTACTTCATCGTAGATTTAGAAAGATTGTATGGAGttacattattgttttttattttttaataaatttaattatagaaAAATCATTGTTACAATTTCGAGAGTATCAGTCAGATTGAATTACTTTTGACAGTATTGAAGTATGAATGAAGTTAATGAAACACGTGCGCGGGTGATTCTGTCTGGCCCGTGTTACAACATTAGTCAtagtttatagaaaatattgttactGTTGTTAGCGTCGAATAATATGACTATAATACATTATTTCagatataataactataataacactataataacataaatCGAGAGATAGAATACAGGCTGGTAAATATTTACTCGCCGGGGCTGTCAACAAATAGAAACACATGATAATCCTTCAATGTCAAATTTATAGTTACATTTGCAAAAATATGTCGCAATTTGTGTGTGTAACAGAGAGTCACAGTGGCAAGTCAGCAATATAGAGTGAGATTAACACAAGCGCGGCGGGCGACGGGAGCGTGTGATGGCGCGCGCGCTGCTGCTGGCGCTGACGTGCGCTGCGGCTGCGTCGGCCGCGCGCTACGTCGACTACTCGGGCGTGAAGATGCCGGCGTACGGCAGCGTGGCCGCCGCGGACTACGACGCGCCGCGCGACGGAGGCGCCCCCGCCTCAGACGACTACCGCGGCCAATCCCCGGACGCGCCCGCTTCGCCCGACTACAAATACGAAGAGGAACCACGCAGTAAGCACTGATCCGCCCCTAAGGCTACCCTACCCACTGACCCACAAAACCACACTTCCGACTAACTTCCTGTGTAATCATAATTACGCATAATGTTAAATACTTTATTCTGTATTTAAACGCACATTTTCAGATGGAGGAAGGCAGAAACCCATTCATGTGCATTCATCACTCACACTCGctattaagtacctaataatatataaaatatgtaacatcTACACTacgtacataaatattgtattatctgATTTACAGTAAAAACTGAGaaacccatgaaggattccGAAGATACAGAAGTGTGGAGAAAACCAGGGAGAGAGAGAAAACAAAGAGGACTGATTAGAATCATGGACAGCGCGACCGCAGACGTTATCCACAAGTTCCAGCGCTCGAGCGAGGAGGACTTCCCTAAACTGAGACCGAGTCACCGCTACGCCAAGCATCGGACTCGGCTCAAACAAGAGAGCCCTGCTAGAGACGAAGAGTCGCCATCCAGACGTCCAATAAAATATAGTCGAGATAGGAAAGATGTTGTTAGTGATATAGATAGAAAAGACTatttcaatttagataaagatgACTTTCCAGAAGGTAAGAGTAAAGAATTTGACGAAGATGCTAAATTTTTAAACGAAGCTACTACCAGGCGCCGGAGGAAACCGAGGGACAGGCAGGTGAAGAGAAAGAGTAGCGACCTCGACTTGGCGTACGACGACGAGCAGGACCTGGAACCGCACCTGAAGGGCGAAGTAGAAAAAGAACCGCCTCATCGTACGCGACCGCCTGACGCGCGCCCGGCTGACCGCTTCCGGACCTTGGACGATGAGGATGAGGAGACCAGGGTGCAACCCGCCAGCAAGGCAAGGCCCAAGGCGTACGACGACTACGACGACTACTACGACATGAAGAGAGTCAATAGTATCAAAAGCAAACTGCCCTCGCTTCTTCGGAGAACAACAGGTACGTTGAATACGTAACATTCGTATAATTTAGTTCACGATGGACCCACCGAGTATTTTCTTACAACCACTAAGACACGTTTATACTTGTCCGTCGTGGAAGAAAAgaatttcattagtaaaactttttgatttaatttgaccTAACTTACGATTAGgtatcgtaatatttttttttttataattctgaATTATTTAACGCCGAATTCGAATCATTTAACAtcattaaatagaaatacaCCATAGGTACGTGCTTAACAAATGTAAAGTACATTGCACAAGACATGTGATGACATGGCTGCATTGGTTAGACTGTTTACATCTACGATAACTTCATTTAAACAGTGTGGCAAACGTTGTTTGTACCTAATGTTGTCAACCTCCTGACGATCGTGCTCTGTAAGTGCCTCAGCTTGAAGATCAGAAAAGCTAACGAAACGCTCGTTGTGTGTGCTCAGAGAGGGCCAGCCGGCCGTCGGCTACAAGCTACCTGGACAAGCTGTGGACCAACCGGCGTATGTTGCCGCCTGGACGTAAGCGCTTCGAGGACGAGGAGGACGACCAAGCAGATAACCACCTCGAGCATAACCGCCGCGTCGCGCCCCCCGCCCCCACTACCCCGCCGCCTCCACCGACTACCACCACCGGCACCACCACTACGACCACTACCAGTACGACCACCACCACTACCACCACCACCCCTGCCATTACCATCCCCGCAAGTAGCGCTCTTATTAACAGTAAGGAATTATCACTCGCCGAAAAATCCAGACTATCCATCCTGAAGAAAGACCAACGAAAGGAAGGTTTGCATATCGACCCCCCCACTAAGAAGCCACCGGTACTGCTGCAGGTGACGCGCTACGTGCCAACGGTGGTGATGGTGGAGCCTCCTTCCAGCATTATACCTTGGATGCGCGCGAGCGAGGTTTCTGACGACAATCCCGAGCGGCTCAACCGAGTGAAGAAGTTGATGCGACATAAGTTGGTCGCTAACTCAAAGAACATCAATGAGCTGACCGAGAACTGGGACCAGCAGGTTTGCGACTATGTTGACACAGCGCTTCTCGAGAACGGAGCATGCGCACTCCGATTACAGCGCACGGTCCGCGCTTGCACACTGTTGGCTCTCGCCTGCACTCTCCTCAATTCCTGGATTCCGTTCTAATCaatgttattatgtttacgTGTTTAAAGTGCTATTTTGAATGTTGTACCTCACCTTGTTACTGTTTGTTAATTAGAACCAagaaattaaatcatatttatttataatgccttgtatattttataatacattcCTTGATCGTCGTGTAGGATCatttttcataccccgttatcatccctattctcttctttgtttattatattagaaataactatcgtgagacatagtaaattaactaatgaAATACGatttattcacataaatatatggagaaaagctctactagggGGACTCTCAACATGAGCAGCGGGCGCACACGcgactttattatattttttaagggggaaaattatccaacgGCTTCTCTcgttttgggcgaggcgagagagagtgtcagtctcagactcttactgactaaaaaccacttcgttcctactcttgaTTTTCGACAtagaaccccggtaaacccgctaggtggtccgcagctaactttctccaaatatttacgtaaattaCGAGAGTAAACCGCAAAGTTTTAGTTAATCTTCtttgtcttttaaatttttgaGCTAATAATACTACTTATATGAACGACTATTGACCACAGAATACTCTAATACCTCCAACCGATAGAAACTAGACGGCAGCAGGAAATTTAAAAGGCACTTTGACTGTATataa containing:
- the LOC118268812 gene encoding DNA ligase 1, which gives rise to MARALLLALTCAAAASAARYVDYSGVKMPAYGSVAAADYDAPRDGGAPASDDYRGQSPDAPASPDYKYEEEPRIKTEKPMKDSEDTEVWRKPGRERKQRGLIRIMDSATADVIHKFQRSSEEDFPKLRPSHRYAKHRTRLKQESPARDEESPSRRPIKYSRDRKDVVSDIDRKDYFNLDKDDFPEGKSKEFDEDAKFLNEATTRRRRKPRDRQVKRKSSDLDLAYDDEQDLEPHLKGEVEKEPPHRTRPPDARPADRFRTLDDEDEETRVQPASKARPKAYDDYDDYYDMKRVNSIKSKLPSLLRRTTERASRPSATSYLDKLWTNRRMLPPGRKRFEDEEDDQADNHLEHNRRVAPPAPTTPPPPPTTTTGTTTTTTTSTTTTTTTTTPAITIPASSALINSKELSLAEKSRLSILKKDQRKEGLHIDPPTKKPPVLLQVTRYVPTVVMVEPPSSIIPWMRASEVSDDNPERLNRVKKLMRHKLVANSKNINELTENWDQQVCDYVDTALLENGACALRLQRTVRACTLLALACTLLNSWIPF